The following nucleotide sequence is from Toxoplasma gondii ME49 chromosome IV, whole genome shotgun sequence.
GAACAAAGCAGACGCACATGTGACAACGCCTAAACCCCACAGGCTGCGACGGTCGCGCCACTCGACCGAGCACCGGAGCATGAGCAGAGTACGACTGGCCCTTACAAAGAGCCAACGCCGGTAGAGGGAATGGGGACAGACAGGCAACCGACCTCCGGGAGAATCCGCAACGAGCGCGAACAGAAACCCACAACATTCCCAGCGGCCCACATTCGTCGGCACCTGGCGGCGATCGGTCTGCGTCACATCCCAAGCCCCCGTGGAGAGGCACTGACTCTCCGTTGCCTGCCGTTGCGGCACCATGTGCCATACTGTCACCGCCTTTTTCCAGACCACGTTACGACATCCGATCCCTTCACGGCTCTGTTGAGCCTCCCCGGGAGCTACATGCTGTCCGCTCGCGATTcacgaaagaaagacgacttGATTGCTTCCTTGGTGCTGCATGCCACATTTGGGTGGTTGCGTATTCGAGCCCGGGATTTGCTGCTCCTGTCCCGGGCAAAAAGCCCAGCTCGAAGTTCGACAGATCTGTACCATCAGTCCCCTGTGTCTATCCGTCTGACCATTCAACTGCGTCTTGTCTCGccgtttcgtctcgcttGCCGTTGGCCCCCCCTTCCAATCTCATTATATTCCCCGTCCTTTACTTgcatctgtttctttttACTCCGTTGTTCACTCCTGCGTGTTCTGTACATCACCCTCCCCATGGTGTTCCACAGGTTCCGCGCCGGCGCTGCGATCCCTACCCCCACCGAGTGAATTGGGGACTTCTGAGGCCTCCAATACCAGCCACAGGCATGCACAAAAGTCCACGGTGGCATTTCATTTTCCATCATCACCGCTCGAGTGAGCCACGGTCTATGGCGAAAAAATCAAGAAACGCCTAGTGGTCCGCACTGCGACGAACGGCAGCGGAACTTGCGTGGTAAGCAAACACGTGGCTGTAAAATCACATAAGCCGCACTAAAGGGGTTTTTGTATCTCGCCTGCACCTCCCATGTTGCCAGTTCTGTGCGCCGCAACTGCGCGACGGACCCCATGTCATATGCGACCTGAGTTGTTTTTTGTCGACTCTACAGCGTGCCTTGATTCAGAAGTTTCCCAACACGGTTTCAATGCGGTTTGCATTCCTACACACTGATCTGAGTATCTGGACGTCTTGGTTTCCCACCTCCTGCGCATGGGGTAAACAGCCAGGGACGCCGTCGTTTTGGCACTGACTCCAAGATCCAGGAGAAATAACAGTTGGCGGCGGCGACGTCTTACTCGGAACTGCCTGCACTCGGTCGGTCCGGCGCCTCCAGGATGGCGCGTATTTCGGGGCAGTGCCCGTGATTTGGAGGAGACATCCAGGGACCCTTGCCATGCTTCACGCGTGCCCTTGCCGACTGCCAAAGGCGTAGTCCATACTGATCAATGCAGTCGAATAtagcctgtctctcttcctcgatcATGATATCGAGGAGGTCCGATGCTTCCTCATattgtttccttctctgcgcatCTGCCTCAACACGCGCTCGATCCTGCAGCTTCCAGATatcgcgctgcttctctaAGAAGTTCCTTATGGTATTCGCGGCTGCGAGGTCGAACACTAGTTTCGTCAGCGATCGCTCCCGCAGTGCCTCGTTGAGGTCGTCAGGAACAACCCACCAGTTCGTCAAGAGACGACACCTTATCTCTTTGAATGACTGTTTCCACTCACTGAGCTGGCGTCTGACAAGTTGCAACGCGGCGACAAGATTTGGAAACGCTGCGATGTCAAGCTCTGTCACATCAGTGACTCCCTCCGATGTCAGCAGCTCTGGCGGTGCTATTCCACGTGGGAAAACAAAACTCGGTGGCGGAGGCGCATGGTAGGCAATGACTATATGGGATCGCACCGTTGTGATGGCCCTCGTCAGCGTCAAGACACGTGACTCTGTTTCCTTTATTTTCTGCCGAATCCTTTGGGCGGTAATTCCTAGTGGCGTGTCCAGGACAGCCCCTTCTGCTCCCCCTTCATCATCTCTGTTTGTGGCGTCAGCATCTGAGTCTTCTCTGGGACCTGCTGATTGGCGCACGCGTTTCTCGGTTGCTTCCAGTTTTTCCGCAACACTGTACAAGGCGTCCAGCCGGGACAGGGCGTCTAGATATGACATCACGGCTTCGTACAAGCTACCAAATTGTACAGCAAAATCTGGACCTTCTAGCGTATTCCCCTCCACGGCTGCTCGAACAAACCATGCCAGCCCTGGCCGCATGTCAAACTCCCTCTTATCCTGTTCGTGTTTCTCACAGATGGCAGTCAACTTGGCCTCTAGATTCCTCGCCACGGAATCGAACCCTCCCTGCGGAACCGGCACCGTCCCCTCCccgtctcccgtctccccTTTGTCTCCACCGCCACTACTGGCCGCTGTGTCCCGCCTCGCGCTCTCCTGTTTCGAATCACTTCTGCCACGGCGTTCTCGGTGTCGAGTCCGTCCTCGCGTTGCCTCTTGGTCCGAGTCGTCCGGCTTCGATGGCGGTTCAGCGGGACGTGGAGCCGCCTCTttcgtccgtttcttctgtcgcctcgcccCGACTTTTGTCGATGCCGGCTTGGACGTTTTCGGCCGGGCTCCTGTTCTGACGGCTTCCATCCTGGCGGCTGATTCACTGATGCTCGATCCGCTTGCCGCAGCTTCAGACGTCTGTTCTGTGTCCGGCATGCTCGCACTTTCTTCATGTACCTCTGTCAGTCCCACACCGACCGGTGGAGGCGCGTGTTCTGGCATGTCTTGTCGTTTGCCATCAATGTCACTTCCACCTCCCGGTTTGTCATCAGTCGCCGAATCCTGCGTCGCCGACGTATCAGGTTCAGCTTTCACGCGTGACTCTGGTGAGCGTTGggcctctccttccccagCGCTGTGCGCCTTgatcgccttcttcttcttccctctgcccCTGCCTGCGGTCTcgtgcgttttctcgccCGGCGGGTGCGTCGCAGTTTCTGAGGGACCAGACACCCTAggctctccctcctccccACCTGCTCCTCTTTGCTCTCTAGTGGAACCTTCGCTGTCTAAACCTTCGGTGACCCCAGCGGCAGACGCATGTTGATCGACACCGTCCACCGTGAGAGCAGATGGTGACCTGCCTGcatcctcttctgctctgtcaGCCTCTGTNNNNNNNNNNNNNNNNNNNNNNNNNNNNNNNNNNNNNNNNNNNNNNNNNNNNNNNNNNNNNNNNNNNNNNNNNNNNNNNNNNNNNNNNNNNNNNNNNNNNNNNNNNNNNNNNNNNNNNNNNNNNNNNNNNNNNNNNNNNNNNNNNNNNNNNNNNNNNNNNNNNNNNNNNNNNNNNNNNNNNNNNNNNNNNNNNNNNNNNNNNNNNNNNNNNNNNNNNNNNNNNNNNNNNNNNNNNNNNNNNNNNNNNNNNNNNNNNNNNNNNNNNNNNNNNNNNNNNNNNNNNNNNNNNNNNNNNNNNNNNNNNNNNNNNNNNNNNNNNNNNNNNNNNNNNNNNNNNNNNNNNNNNNNNNNNNNNNNNNNNNNNNNNNNNNNNNNNNNNNNNNNNNNNNNNNNNNNNNNNNNNNNNNNNNNNNNNNNNNNNNNNNNNNNNNNNNNNNNNNNNNNNNNNNNNNNNNNNNNNNNNNNNNNNNNNNNNNNNNNNNNNNNNNNNNNNNNNNNNNNNNNNNNNNNNNNNNNNNNNNNNNNNNNNNNNNNNNNNNNNNNNNNNNNNNNNNNNNNNNNNNNNNNNNNNNNNNNNNNNNNNNNNNNNNNNNNNNNNNNNNNNNNNNNNNNNNNNNNNNNNNNNNNNNNNNNNNNNNNNNNNNNNNNNNNNNNNNNNNNNNNNNNNNNNNNNNNNNNNNNNNNNNNNNNNNNNNNNNNNNNNNNNNNNNNNNNNNNNNNNNNNNNNNNNNNNNNNNNNNNNNNNNNNNNNNNNNNNNNNNNNNNNNNNNNNNNNNNNNNNNNNNNNNNNNNNNNNNNNNNNNNNNNNNNNNNNNNNNNNNNNNNNNNNNNNNNNNNNNNNNNNNNNNNNNNNNNNNNNNNNNNNNNNNNNNNNNNNNNNNNNNNNNNNNNNNNNNNNNNNNNNNNNNNNNNNNNNNNNNNNNNNNNNNNNNNNNNNNNNNNNNNNNNNNNNNNNNNNNNNNNNNNNNNNNNNNNNNNNNNNNNNNNNNNNNNNNNNNNNNNNNNNNNNNNNNNNNNNNNNNNNNNNNNNNNNNNNNNNNNNNNNNNNNNNNNNNNNNNNNNNNNNNNNNNNNNNNNNNNNNNNNNNNNNNNNNNNNNNNNNNNNNNNNNNNNNNNNNNNNNNNNNNNNNNNNNNNNNNNNNNNNNNNNNNNNNNNNNNNNNNNNNNNNNNNNNNNNNNNNNNNNNNNNNNNNNNNNNNNNNNNNNNNNNNNNNNNNNNNNNNNNNNNNNNNNNNNNNNNNNNNNNNNNNNNNNNNNNNNNNNNNNNNNNNNNNNNNNNNNNNNNNNNNNNNNNNNNNNNNNNNNNNNNNNNNNNNNNNNNNNNNNNNNNNNNNNNNNNNNNNNNNNNNNNNNNNNNNNNNNNNNNNNNNNNNNNNNNNNNNNNNNNNNNNNNNNNNNNNNNNNNNNNNNNNNNNNNNNNNNNNNNNNNNNNNNNNNNNNNNNNNNNNNNNNNNNNNNNNNNNNNNNNNNNNNNNNNNNNNNNNNNNNNNNNNNNNNNNNNNNNNNNNNNNNNNNNNNNNNNNNNNNNNNNNNNNNNNNNNNNNNNNNNNNNNNNNNNNNNNNNNNNNNNNNNNNNNNNNNNNNNNNNNNNNNNNNNNNNNNNNNNNNNNNNNNNNNNNNNNNNNNNNNNNNNNNNNNNNNNNNNNNNNNNNNNNNNNNNNNNNNNNNNNNNNNNNNNNNNNNNNNNNNNNNNNNNNNNNNNNNNNNNNNNNNNNNNNNNNNNNNNNNNNNNNNNNNNNNNNNNNNNNNNNNNNNNNNNNNNNNNNNNNNNNNNNNNNNNNNNNNNNNNNNNNNNNNNNNNNNNNNNNNNNNNNNNNNNNNNNNNNNNNNNNNNNNNNNNNNNNNNNNNNNNNNNNNNNNNNNNNNNNNNNNNNNNNNNNNNNNNNNNNNNNNNNNNNNNNNNNNNNNNNNNNNNNNNNNNNNNNNNNNNNNNNNNNNNNNNNNNNNNNNNNNNNNNNNNNNNNNNNNNNNNNNNNNNNNNNNNNNNNNNNNNNNNNNNNNNNNNNNNNNNNNNNNNNNNNNNNNNNNNNNNNNNNNNNNNNNNNNNNNNNNNNNNNNNNNNNNNNNNNNNNNNNNNNNNNNNNNNNNNNNNNNNNNNNNNNNNNNNNNNNNNNNNNNNNNNNNNNNNNNNNNNNNNNNNNNNNNNNNNNNNNNNNNNNNNNNNNNNNNNNNNNNNNNNNNNNNNNNNNNNNNNNNNNNNNNNNNNNNNNNNNNNNNNNNNNNNNNNNNNNNNNNNNNNNNNNNNNNNNNNNNNNNNNNNNNNNNNNNNNNNNNNNNNNNNNNNNNNNNNNNNNNNNNNNNNNNNNNNNNNNNNNNNNNNNNNNNNNNNNNNNNNNNNNNNNNNNNNNNNNNNNNNNNNNNNNNNNNNNNNNNNNNNNNNNNNNNNNNNNNNNNNNNNNNNNNNNNNNNNNNNNNNNNNNNNNNNNNNNNNNNNNNNNNNNNNNNNNNNNNNNNNNNNNNNNNNNNNNNNNNNNNNNNNNNNNNNNNNNNNNNNNNNNNNNNNNNNNNNNNNNNNNNNNNNNNNNNNNNNNNNNNNNNNNNNNNNNNNNNNNNNNNNNNNNNNNNNNNNNNNNNNNNNNNNNNNNNNNNNNNNNNNNNNNNNNNNNNNNNNNNNNNNNNNNNNNNNNNNNNNNNNNNNNNNNNNNGTCAGACTGCCTCGGGTTCCGAGTTTTGAGAGCCGTCCTCCTGCATGAGTTTCATCGTCGAT
It contains:
- a CDS encoding hypothetical protein (encoded by transcript TGME49_318120), with amino-acid sequence MPDTEQTSEAAASGSSISESAARMEAVRTGARPKTSKPASTKVGARRQKKRTKEAAPRPAEPPSKPDDSDQEATRGRTRHRERRGRSDSKQESARRDTAASSGGGDKGETGDGEGTVPVPQGGFDSVARNLEAKLTAICEKHEQDKREFDMRPGLAWFVRAAVEGNTLEGPDFAVQFGSLYEAVMSYLDALSRLDALYSVAEKLEATEKRVRQSAGPREDSDADATNRDDEGGAEGAVLDTPLGITAQRIRQKIKETESRVLTLTRAITTVRSHIVIAYHAPPPPSFVFPRGIAPPELLTSEGVTDVTELDIAAFPNLVAALQLVRRQLSEWKQSFKEIRCRLLTNWWVVPDDLNEALRERSLTKLVFDLAAANTIRNFLEKQRDIWKLQDRARVEADAQRRKQYEEASDLLDIMIEEERQAIFDCIDQYGLRLWQSARARVKHGKGPWMSPPNHGHCPEIRAILEAPDRPSAGSSE